In Paenibacillus guangzhouensis, a single window of DNA contains:
- a CDS encoding DUF6223 family protein: MKMKLVSFGILCALLLVPTIAFAENKVGYVITTGRIWSTVVAFVGLMNAIFAGLSLSRFIRRIGNGGRNGAILSVVMALIVIVYALIHMTMFPGDFGTGDGRAAAVIAIVTGIISIIFAGTTLIRSRRAG; encoded by the coding sequence ATGAAAATGAAACTAGTTTCATTCGGAATACTCTGTGCACTTCTACTTGTACCAACGATTGCCTTTGCTGAAAATAAAGTCGGATATGTAATCACGACCGGGCGAATCTGGTCCACGGTAGTCGCGTTTGTGGGGCTGATGAACGCAATCTTTGCTGGGCTGTCTCTATCCCGCTTCATCCGTCGTATTGGCAATGGTGGGCGAAACGGGGCCATCTTATCCGTAGTGATGGCGCTGATCGTCATTGTCTATGCTTTAATTCATATGACCATGTTCCCTGGTGATTTCGGCACTGGCGACGGAAGAGCCGCGGCTGTCATCGCCATCGTGACGGGGATCATTAGCATAATTTTTGCTGGTACCACTCTGATCCGCTCCCGCCGTGCTGGCTGA
- a CDS encoding response regulator transcription factor — translation MEAKLLLVEDERGMLEEMQTYLQREGFRVLTACTGKEALMIARSERPDLVVLDWMLPEKSGIDVCREIRQTSHCGIIMVTARSDESDKIVGLEIGADDYLTKPFSLRELASRIRALLRRLRGPEDRSMFLERDNLIISEAKCQVFKDGQEIQLTPTEFKILLMLAGHPGIVFSRLQLLKAALEDEYMGYERTMDSHIRNLRRKLEDDLANPRYIQTVYGFGYRFGGCS, via the coding sequence ATGGAAGCGAAATTGTTGCTTGTGGAGGACGAACGGGGCATGCTGGAGGAGATGCAGACCTATCTGCAACGTGAAGGGTTCCGGGTATTGACCGCCTGTACCGGCAAGGAAGCGCTCATGATTGCCCGGTCTGAACGGCCTGATCTCGTCGTGCTTGATTGGATGCTCCCGGAGAAAAGCGGAATCGACGTATGCCGCGAAATAAGGCAAACCTCGCATTGTGGCATTATTATGGTCACGGCACGATCGGATGAATCGGATAAAATTGTCGGTCTGGAAATCGGCGCGGATGATTATTTGACGAAGCCGTTCAGCTTGCGCGAGCTGGCTTCGCGCATCCGAGCTTTACTTCGCCGCTTACGCGGACCTGAAGATAGGTCGATGTTCTTGGAAAGAGACAACTTGATCATTTCCGAGGCTAAATGTCAGGTATTCAAAGACGGTCAGGAAATCCAATTAACACCTACCGAATTCAAAATTTTGTTGATGCTGGCCGGACATCCCGGCATTGTCTTTAGCCGTTTGCAATTGTTAAAGGCTGCTTTGGAGGATGAGTACATGGGATACGAAAGAACGATGGATTCCCATATCCGGAATCTTCGCCGCAAGCTGGAAGATGATCTGGCCAATCCCCGTTATATTCAAACGGTATACGGTTTCGGTTACCGATTCGGTGGTTGTTCATGA
- a CDS encoding DUF6223 family protein: MKIKLVSFVILCTFLLVPTIASADSAEQVYDFTPARIKILMTAVMGLGSVGIAWLSLARASDRSGKGNWRIATLVAIALALIAFFIAGPHFVYTTGDIGSGNGRGGAAFAVILSIITIVLSGMAWLASRYRAS, from the coding sequence ATGAAAATTAAACTCGTTTCATTTGTAATCCTTTGTACATTTTTACTTGTGCCGACGATTGCCTCAGCTGACTCAGCTGAACAAGTCTACGATTTTACTCCCGCACGAATCAAGATCCTCATGACCGCAGTGATGGGGTTGGGTAGTGTGGGCATCGCTTGGTTGTCTTTGGCCCGAGCCTCTGATCGTTCTGGCAAAGGTAATTGGCGAATTGCGACCCTCGTGGCCATCGCGTTGGCTTTGATTGCCTTTTTTATCGCTGGGCCGCATTTTGTTTACACTACCGGCGATATTGGTTCCGGTAACGGGCGAGGTGGTGCCGCCTTTGCCGTCATACTGTCGATCATCACGATCGTCCTCTCTGGAATGGCTTGGTTGGCCTCCCGATATCGCGCTAGCTGA
- a CDS encoding sensor histidine kinase has translation MKMTVRMKIFAYMVLLVLIISFTFSLTTQVYTADLIDQFQREQIYTDYLSSAPEEQFEIFKSYFLGNTRLDALLQATHGMRLLFFGAIGLIFSFWLSGILTHPLKKLIAAIERVAQGDLKVKVPVDTKDEYGKVAQTFNDMTLRLREAEEARRRLVADVAHELRTPLSVMQLKLENYQQAGHHISPEMLLRLHDEVIRLNQLVDDLHVLSLAEAGRLLLDHKPLDLTAHLERIVDDVRYEAEENGLDIRLCTNSRPVTMMVDARRITQVFINLLTNAIRYTPRGGKITVKIEDRVVDRNAFFACVSVIDTGIGIPAEELPHLFDRFYRVEEARSRHTGGTGLGLSIVHHFVRAHGGFIRVASQPDEGTIFTVYLPKGKEILKN, from the coding sequence ATGAAGATGACGGTCCGCATGAAAATATTTGCCTATATGGTACTGCTCGTGCTCATTATAAGCTTCACTTTCTCTCTGACAACGCAAGTCTACACAGCCGACTTGATCGATCAATTTCAAAGGGAACAAATCTATACCGACTATTTGAGCTCCGCGCCGGAAGAGCAATTCGAAATCTTTAAATCTTATTTCCTTGGCAACACGCGGCTGGACGCACTACTTCAAGCCACGCATGGCATGCGTTTGCTCTTTTTTGGCGCGATCGGGTTGATCTTCAGTTTTTGGTTATCGGGGATTCTGACCCACCCGCTCAAGAAGCTTATAGCCGCCATAGAGCGCGTGGCGCAGGGTGACCTGAAAGTCAAAGTACCTGTAGATACGAAAGATGAGTACGGAAAAGTCGCCCAAACATTCAATGATATGACGTTGCGCCTGCGTGAAGCTGAAGAAGCCCGAAGACGGTTGGTGGCTGATGTCGCTCACGAACTTCGCACGCCGCTGTCCGTTATGCAGCTTAAACTGGAAAATTATCAGCAGGCCGGTCATCATATCTCGCCGGAAATGCTGCTTCGGCTTCATGACGAGGTCATCCGGCTCAACCAGCTTGTGGACGACCTTCATGTCTTATCGCTCGCCGAAGCGGGCCGGTTGTTGCTCGATCACAAACCGCTCGATCTGACTGCACACCTGGAACGAATTGTGGATGACGTGAGATACGAAGCGGAAGAAAACGGATTGGATATTCGCCTCTGTACGAATTCGAGACCGGTTACCATGATGGTCGATGCGAGACGGATCACGCAGGTTTTCATTAATTTGCTGACCAATGCGATTCGTTATACGCCTCGTGGAGGGAAGATTACGGTTAAAATCGAAGACCGGGTCGTTGATCGGAATGCTTTCTTTGCGTGTGTCTCGGTGATCGATACCGGCATCGGAATACCGGCGGAGGAGTTGCCCCACCTATTCGATCGATTTTACCGCGTAGAAGAAGCACGCTCGCGGCATACAGGCGGTACGGGGCTTGGATTATCCATCGTCCATCATTTTGTAAGAGCCCATGGCGGTTTCATCCGCGTTGCGAGTCAGCCTGATGAAGGTACTATATTTACCGTATATCTACCTAAAGGCAAGGAGATTTTAAAAAATTGA
- a CDS encoding DUF6223 family protein — MKIKLISFIILCTFLLVPTIAFAEGTGVSYGSITPGRLLTFAAVLIGLSSALVAGIALARPTNRFATGQWPVLSIVLGLFCVLLSMFHLAVTPAGFGAGNGRAGAIIAIVIGLIGLVLAGMAWFRSLRDK, encoded by the coding sequence GTGAAAATAAAACTCATTTCATTCATTATCCTTTGTACATTTCTACTTGTGCCAACAATCGCCTTTGCTGAAGGGACTGGTGTTAGTTATGGTAGTATCACCCCTGGGCGGCTCTTGACTTTCGCGGCTGTGCTGATTGGGCTAAGCAGCGCACTTGTTGCTGGGATTGCTCTTGCCCGTCCAACCAATCGTTTTGCCACTGGTCAATGGCCTGTTCTGTCCATCGTGTTGGGTCTATTTTGTGTGCTTCTCTCCATGTTTCATCTAGCCGTTACGCCTGCTGGTTTTGGTGCTGGCAACGGGCGTGCTGGAGCGATCATAGCGATCGTGATTGGGCTGATCGGATTGGTGCTCGCTGGAATGGCTTGGTTCCGCTCTCTTCGTGACAAATAA
- a CDS encoding DUF6223 family protein: MTIELLKAIVVVVIGLISVVISGVALARSIGLFGNGNIRNWAIVAIVIALFSIYVGGRHLFDATGFFGTGYGQAGSIVAIVLGLIGVVLACLILVRSRRKKLT, translated from the coding sequence ATGACCATCGAACTACTCAAGGCCATCGTGGTCGTGGTAATAGGGCTGATCAGCGTAGTCATCAGTGGGGTGGCTCTGGCCCGTTCCATCGGTCTTTTCGGCAACGGCAACATACGAAACTGGGCCATCGTAGCCATCGTGATAGCTCTGTTCAGCATCTATGTCGGCGGGCGGCATCTTTTCGACGCCACTGGTTTTTTCGGCACTGGCTACGGGCAAGCTGGGTCCATCGTAGCCATCGTGTTGGGGCTAATTGGCGTGGTTCTCGCTTGTCTGATTCTAGTCCGCTCCCGTCGTAAAAAGCTGACCTAA